In a genomic window of Curtobacterium sp. MCBD17_035:
- a CDS encoding beta-ketoacyl-ACP synthase 3 has translation MNDANTPGSRIIGLGHHQPARIMTNDDLAAIVDTNDEWIRTRTGIRTRHIASEADTVTSMAIEAGRAAIADAGIDPAEIDQVFVASTSATDRAPYTAGRVAVALGLTAGPAPIDINTACSGFEYALALADQSIRLGSATTSLVIASEKISGLVDWTDRSTCVLIGDAAGAAVVQRSDTAEIGPVSWGSVPHLLEAVLVDGDPQRFSQEGRSIYRWAITEAEGHARRIVEKAGMTMDEIQVLAFHQANLRIIEPLAKALGGDTKFVITDVQESGNTSAASVPLGLSKAWAAGKLPEGVPALLFGFGGGFAHAGQVVRTPVRRG, from the coding sequence GCATCATCGGCCTCGGGCACCACCAGCCCGCCCGGATCATGACGAACGACGACCTCGCGGCGATCGTCGACACGAACGACGAGTGGATCCGGACCCGAACCGGGATCCGCACGCGGCACATCGCCTCCGAGGCCGACACCGTCACGAGCATGGCGATCGAGGCCGGCCGTGCCGCCATCGCCGACGCGGGCATCGACCCCGCCGAGATCGACCAGGTGTTCGTCGCGTCGACCTCCGCCACCGACCGCGCGCCGTACACCGCCGGACGCGTCGCCGTCGCGCTCGGGCTCACTGCCGGCCCGGCGCCCATCGACATCAACACCGCCTGCTCCGGCTTCGAGTACGCGCTCGCCCTCGCCGACCAGTCCATCCGGCTCGGCAGCGCCACGACCTCGCTCGTGATCGCGTCCGAGAAGATCTCCGGCCTCGTCGACTGGACCGACCGGTCGACGTGCGTCCTCATCGGCGACGCAGCCGGAGCCGCCGTCGTCCAACGCAGCGACACCGCCGAGATCGGCCCGGTGTCCTGGGGGAGCGTCCCGCACCTGCTCGAGGCCGTGCTCGTCGACGGGGACCCGCAACGGTTCTCGCAGGAAGGCCGCTCGATCTACCGCTGGGCGATCACCGAGGCGGAGGGGCACGCGCGCCGCATCGTCGAGAAGGCCGGGATGACGATGGACGAGATCCAGGTGCTCGCGTTCCACCAGGCGAACCTCCGGATCATCGAGCCGCTCGCCAAGGCGCTCGGGGGCGACACGAAGTTCGTGATCACCGACGTGCAGGAGTCCGGGAACACCTCGGCCGCGAGCGTGCCGCTCGGGTTGTCGAAGGCGTGGGCGGCCGGGAAACTGCCCGAGGGCGTGCCCGCGCTGCTGTTCGGGTTCGGCGGGGGCTTCGCGCACGCCGGACAGGTCGTCCGGACGCCGGTCCGGCGGGGCTGA
- a CDS encoding flagellar assembly protein FliW, whose protein sequence is MNIPLTFTVPPFGLEPLTSFTLQEVTGAEGLFALAGHGTTAAGTEDPRLFVLDAAVHLPDYTPVITEEQTALLDLRDAGEAMLLVVANPAESGTTVNLLAPVIVNARTGIGAQLILEGQDHPLRAVLARR, encoded by the coding sequence ATGAACATCCCGCTGACGTTCACCGTCCCACCGTTCGGTCTCGAACCCCTGACGTCGTTCACCCTGCAGGAGGTCACCGGTGCCGAGGGGCTCTTCGCCCTCGCCGGGCACGGCACCACCGCTGCCGGCACCGAGGACCCACGCCTGTTCGTCCTCGACGCCGCCGTGCACCTGCCCGACTACACGCCCGTCATCACCGAGGAGCAGACCGCGCTCCTCGACCTCCGCGACGCGGGCGAGGCGATGCTCCTCGTCGTCGCGAACCCCGCCGAGAGCGGCACGACGGTGAACCTGCTCGCGCCGGTCATCGTCAACGCCCGGACCGGCATCGGCGCGCAGCTCATCCTCGAGGGGCAGGACCACCCCCTCCGAGCGGTGCTCGCGCGCCGCTGA
- the flgL gene encoding flagellar hook-associated protein FlgL codes for MLTRVTTQMSMAAAQQRLQTGAARLAQLQDQASSLKNITVPSDDPSGTGKSITVRSAQAQNAQYSRNADDGAGWLATTDSALASVYSVMNKVRDLTVQGSNSGTLNDTDRNAIVTELQGLKQDLLQDANTQYGGRAVFAGNTDASAAYGSDFTYNGSTDGTDVGVQRRIASGTTVRVDTDGSAVFGTGSDSVFSLIDDISSDLQSGADVSARISQVDSRIAAVRGVQGDVGTRHSSVIAAQSTLASRSTDLEGQRSQIEDKDVAKAILDLQLQQTNYQAALAVTAKTLQPTLMDYLS; via the coding sequence ATGCTCACTCGTGTCACGACCCAGATGTCCATGGCGGCGGCGCAACAGCGTCTCCAGACCGGTGCCGCGCGGCTCGCGCAGCTGCAGGACCAGGCGTCGAGCCTGAAGAACATCACCGTCCCGTCGGACGACCCCAGCGGTACCGGCAAGTCGATCACCGTGCGGAGCGCCCAGGCCCAGAACGCGCAGTACTCCCGCAACGCCGACGACGGCGCCGGGTGGCTGGCCACGACCGACTCCGCGCTCGCGAGCGTGTACTCGGTCATGAACAAGGTCCGGGACCTCACCGTGCAGGGATCCAACAGCGGCACCCTGAACGACACCGACCGGAACGCGATCGTCACCGAGCTCCAGGGACTCAAGCAGGACCTGCTCCAGGACGCCAACACGCAGTACGGCGGTCGGGCCGTCTTCGCCGGCAACACGGACGCGTCCGCCGCGTACGGCAGCGACTTCACCTACAACGGGTCGACCGACGGCACCGACGTCGGCGTGCAGCGCCGGATCGCGTCGGGGACGACCGTGCGCGTCGACACCGACGGTAGCGCCGTCTTCGGGACCGGGAGTGACTCGGTGTTCAGCCTCATCGACGACATCAGCAGCGACCTGCAGTCCGGTGCCGACGTCAGCGCGCGGATCAGTCAGGTCGACAGCCGCATCGCCGCCGTCCGTGGCGTCCAGGGCGACGTCGGCACCCGACACTCCTCGGTCATCGCCGCGCAGTCGACGCTCGCGTCCCGGTCCACCGACCTCGAGGGACAGCGCTCCCAGATCGAGGACAAGGACGTGGCCAAGGCGATCCTCGACCTGCAGCTCCAGCAGACCAACTACCAGGCAGCCCTCGCCGTCACCGCGAAGACGCTGCAGCCGACCCTGATGGACTACCTCTCATGA
- the flgK gene encoding flagellar hook-associated protein FlgK codes for MVSTFGSLATAYSGLSAARAGLDVVGQNIANAGTTGYTRQRITQTSIPPVAATGLLTGTVATAGQGVSVDGIARLATMTLDTQVRASASASGYASARSSALSDLETSLNEPGANGLSSQLDTMWSAWSDLQNNPGDTASGGVVLSSATQVASTLRTGSQAIDAQWASARSDVGDAVGQLNTAATQVAALNDRIRTTAAGGGSTNELMDQRDVLTEQMASLSGATVRDNGDGTVDVVIGGNAIVDGTSAHAVAVTGSDTLRGAAASPVTLSWVGGSGSAVTLDGGSIAGTLSVLAPANADGTGGALAEASAGYDRVATALATQVNAVHETGYTPAGATGTDFFAIAAGVPAAQGLTVVPTDAAGIAVRTGDGSYSGSIADTIGQIGSAADAPDRTWSDVVTGIGTTSRTAATQTTLTGLAATSAKTQQQSGAGVDLDEENVNLLTYQHAYQGAARVLTAVDQMLDTLINHVGVVGIS; via the coding sequence ATGGTCAGCACCTTCGGATCGCTCGCAACCGCCTACTCCGGGCTCTCCGCGGCGCGTGCCGGACTCGACGTCGTGGGTCAGAACATCGCGAACGCGGGGACGACCGGGTACACCCGGCAGCGGATCACGCAGACGTCCATCCCGCCGGTCGCCGCGACCGGGCTCCTCACCGGTACGGTCGCGACCGCCGGCCAGGGCGTCTCCGTCGACGGCATCGCCCGACTCGCGACCATGACGCTCGACACGCAGGTCCGTGCCTCCGCGTCCGCCTCCGGGTACGCGTCGGCTCGCTCATCCGCACTGTCCGACCTCGAGACGTCGTTGAACGAACCCGGGGCGAACGGACTGTCCAGCCAGCTGGACACGATGTGGTCGGCCTGGTCCGACCTCCAGAACAACCCCGGGGACACCGCGTCCGGCGGCGTCGTGCTCAGCTCGGCCACGCAGGTGGCGAGCACGCTGCGGACCGGATCCCAGGCGATCGACGCGCAGTGGGCCTCCGCGCGGTCCGACGTCGGCGACGCGGTCGGGCAGCTCAACACCGCGGCGACCCAGGTCGCGGCGCTCAACGACCGCATCCGCACCACGGCCGCAGGGGGCGGCTCGACGAACGAGTTGATGGACCAACGCGACGTGCTCACCGAACAGATGGCGTCCCTGTCCGGCGCCACGGTGCGGGACAACGGCGACGGCACGGTCGACGTGGTCATCGGCGGGAACGCGATCGTCGACGGCACGTCCGCCCACGCCGTGGCCGTCACCGGCTCCGACACGCTGCGCGGCGCCGCCGCCTCCCCGGTGACCCTGTCGTGGGTCGGCGGGTCCGGCTCGGCCGTCACACTGGACGGCGGCAGCATCGCCGGCACGCTCAGCGTCCTCGCGCCCGCGAACGCCGACGGCACCGGGGGCGCCCTCGCCGAGGCCTCCGCGGGGTACGACCGTGTCGCGACCGCGCTCGCCACGCAGGTGAACGCCGTGCACGAGACCGGGTACACCCCCGCGGGTGCCACCGGCACGGACTTCTTCGCGATCGCGGCCGGTGTCCCGGCCGCGCAGGGCCTCACCGTCGTCCCGACCGACGCCGCCGGCATCGCCGTCCGGACCGGGGACGGCTCGTACAGCGGCAGCATCGCGGACACCATCGGCCAGATCGGCTCCGCCGCGGACGCCCCCGACCGGACCTGGTCGGACGTCGTCACCGGCATCGGCACGACGTCGAGGACGGCCGCGACCCAGACCACCCTCACCGGACTCGCCGCGACGAGCGCCAAGACGCAGCAGCAGTCCGGGGCCGGCGTCGACCTCGACGAGGAGAACGTGAACCTGCTCACCTACCAGCACGCCTACCAGGGGGCCGCGCGCGTGCTCACCGCGGTCGACCAGATGCTCGACACCCTCATCAACCACGTCGGCGTCGTCGGGATCAGCTGA
- a CDS encoding flagellar protein FlgN, with amino-acid sequence MGMNELSAVLWRERELLELLTFKLEEEQLLLTAGRSRWVDHASREVEQVLERLRAVGLERSVESAAVAEHLGAPTDAPLREIVSAAAPEGPWGEILAAHLRAMIELTAQVAALRDENERFLRAAARATQETLAGAVGEVATYDGRGSADAGAAGAHFFDGSL; translated from the coding sequence TTGGGCATGAACGAACTGTCCGCCGTGCTGTGGCGGGAACGCGAGCTCCTCGAGCTCCTCACCTTCAAGCTCGAGGAGGAGCAGCTGCTCCTGACCGCCGGACGCTCGCGGTGGGTCGACCACGCGAGCCGTGAGGTCGAACAGGTCCTCGAGCGGCTGCGCGCCGTCGGCCTCGAGCGCAGCGTCGAGAGCGCCGCCGTCGCCGAGCATCTCGGCGCGCCGACCGACGCACCCCTCCGCGAGATCGTGTCGGCCGCCGCGCCGGAGGGGCCGTGGGGCGAGATCCTCGCTGCGCACCTCCGCGCGATGATCGAGCTGACCGCGCAGGTCGCCGCGCTGCGGGACGAGAACGAGCGGTTCCTCCGAGCGGCGGCGCGCGCCACGCAGGAGACCCTGGCCGGTGCGGTCGGCGAGGTCGCGACGTACGACGGCCGCGGGTCCGCCGACGCCGGCGCCGCCGGTGCGCACTTCTTCGACGGGAGCCTGTAG
- a CDS encoding sigma-70 family RNA polymerase sigma factor, with product MDRTARNALVVENLPLVGYLVAEVCARATHLSRDDMASVGALALVTAADAYDPSLGVPFGAYARTRITGAFADDMRAGDWASRGTRKRIKETLAVQDTLTAQLGRAVSVQELADAMGVDRQSAADALADAGRTVTTIDETVHDSLAAEVPLPGDDLLATERTRYLRAAVAALPERMRFIVEAVYFGDRTVTEVAEELGITHSAVSQQRSEAMRLLHDGLTAHYGDSDDVVVEPRSRTTAARRSAYLARVASNAAVGMARAVIEPLAGTAAAAS from the coding sequence ATGGACCGCACGGCACGGAACGCACTCGTGGTGGAGAACCTCCCGCTGGTGGGGTACCTCGTCGCCGAGGTCTGCGCCCGTGCGACCCACCTGTCGCGCGACGACATGGCCTCCGTCGGTGCCCTGGCGCTCGTCACCGCCGCGGACGCGTACGACCCCTCGCTCGGGGTGCCGTTCGGTGCGTACGCCCGCACGCGCATCACCGGGGCGTTCGCCGACGACATGCGCGCCGGCGACTGGGCCAGCCGTGGGACGCGCAAGCGCATCAAGGAGACGCTCGCCGTGCAGGACACCCTGACGGCGCAGCTCGGACGCGCGGTGTCGGTCCAGGAGCTCGCGGACGCCATGGGGGTCGACCGCCAGTCCGCGGCGGACGCCCTCGCCGACGCGGGCCGGACGGTCACCACGATCGACGAGACCGTGCACGACTCGCTCGCGGCCGAGGTCCCGCTGCCCGGTGACGACCTCCTCGCCACCGAGCGCACCCGCTACCTCCGCGCCGCCGTCGCCGCTCTGCCGGAGCGCATGCGGTTCATCGTCGAGGCCGTGTACTTCGGCGACCGCACCGTCACCGAGGTCGCCGAGGAGCTCGGGATCACCCACTCGGCGGTGTCGCAGCAGCGGTCCGAGGCGATGCGCCTGCTCCACGACGGCCTGACCGCCCACTACGGCGACAGCGACGACGTCGTCGTCGAGCCGCGCTCCCGCACGACGGCCGCGCGACGCAGCGCCTACCTCGCACGGGTCGCCTCGAACGCGGCGGTCGGCATGGCCCGCGCCGTGATCGAGCCCCTCGCCGGAACTGCCGCCGCGGCGAGCTGA
- a CDS encoding flagellin, whose protein sequence is MGMSINTNLSALDTYRNLNATQNDLSNSLEKLSSGLRINKAADDAAGLSISEGLKSQVGGLTVAARNAQDGISVVQTAEGGLTEVHSILQRMRDLAVQAGNDSNNADSRTAITTEVSSLQSELSRIASSTNFNGTSLLNSNSTLKFQVGANGDANSQISVDLSGANVNKVVDALGATQSDGTAFTIKSGTNINTAFQGKSLSFEAGKGTSSDLKVTTGTLTGSNADGTFTSVDDLVSSLNGDATFSKNFTATAVKDVNGATTGFNVRANDGSAVDTASPLGTADTTGTLTGAAGSSTTGLQFDTADHAQAAIRAIDAQITAVSTARSNLGAVQNRFDHAINVTNVAKENLTAAQSRITDVDMAEEMVNYTRDNILSQAGTAMLAQANQSTQGVLSLLK, encoded by the coding sequence ATGGGTATGTCCATCAACACCAACCTCTCGGCACTCGACACGTACCGGAACCTCAACGCGACCCAGAACGACCTGTCGAACTCGCTCGAGAAGCTCTCGAGCGGTCTGCGGATCAACAAGGCCGCCGACGACGCCGCCGGTCTGTCGATCTCCGAGGGCTTGAAGTCGCAGGTCGGTGGCCTCACGGTCGCGGCCCGCAACGCCCAGGACGGCATCTCCGTCGTGCAGACCGCTGAAGGTGGCCTCACCGAGGTCCACTCGATCCTCCAGCGCATGCGTGACCTCGCCGTGCAGGCCGGCAACGACTCGAACAACGCCGACTCGCGCACCGCGATCACGACCGAGGTCTCGTCGCTCCAGTCGGAGCTCAGCCGCATCGCCTCGTCCACGAACTTCAACGGCACGTCGCTGCTCAACAGCAACAGCACGCTGAAGTTCCAGGTCGGCGCGAACGGTGACGCCAACAGCCAGATCTCGGTCGACCTGTCCGGCGCCAACGTGAACAAGGTCGTCGACGCGCTCGGCGCGACGCAGTCCGACGGCACCGCGTTCACGATCAAGAGCGGCACGAACATCAACACCGCCTTCCAGGGCAAGTCGCTCTCGTTCGAGGCCGGCAAGGGCACCTCGTCGGACCTCAAGGTCACGACGGGCACCCTCACGGGCTCGAACGCCGACGGCACGTTCACGTCGGTCGACGATCTCGTGTCCTCGCTGAACGGTGACGCCACGTTCTCGAAGAACTTCACCGCCACCGCGGTGAAGGACGTGAACGGCGCGACCACCGGCTTCAACGTCCGCGCGAACGACGGCAGTGCGGTCGACACCGCCAGCCCGCTCGGGACGGCGGACACCACCGGCACCCTGACGGGCGCCGCCGGTTCGTCCACGACGGGCCTGCAGTTCGACACCGCGGACCACGCTCAGGCGGCGATCCGTGCCATCGACGCGCAGATCACGGCCGTGTCGACCGCCCGCTCGAACCTCGGTGCCGTCCAGAACCGCTTCGATCACGCCATCAACGTGACGAACGTGGCGAAGGAGAACCTCACCGCGGCGCAGTCGCGGATCACCGACGTCGACATGGCGGAGGAGATGGTCAACTACACGCGCGACAACATCCTGAGCCAGGCCGGCACGGCGATGCTCGCGCAGGCGAACCAGAGCACGCAGGGCGTCCTCTCGCTGCTCAAGTAA
- the fliD gene encoding flagellar filament capping protein FliD, whose product MSTTSALTTTSTSASGTLGIDGLASGLDTTSIINSLMSIEQLPQSLLQDKVTSTSAFISSLQTINGLFATMATKATAAATSTSLNLLTASSSSSAVTASVSSTAAAGSVSFTVGSTAAAQVGVTAAMTTWSSSAPTLTLVSASGAKTEISPASGSLDDVVSAINKAGAGVTATKVAAGTTADGTKQYRLQLTATASGSAGAFTLYRGSGSDVDAGTATNVLTESGAAVVQQASDASVTLWAGTAAAQTITSSTNTFTDLVPGLTVNVSAVSASPVTVTVAQDTTKATAVASGLVDALNAITSYYSSNTSVSTSTSATDGSQSTTAGVLLGDATTRDAVQQITSAMSTPVNGQSPSSIGIEITKDGDFTFDSDAFRAALATDPAGTQKILSGLAQNVANVANGASDKYSGSITTAITGQQSVVTDLNQQISDWDTRLADRRATLQEEYTNLETNLSTLKSQSTWLTSQISSLPSYSSSSK is encoded by the coding sequence GTGTCCACCACCTCCGCCTTGACGACCACCTCGACGTCGGCATCGGGCACGCTCGGCATCGACGGCCTCGCCAGTGGCCTCGACACCACGAGCATCATCAACTCGCTCATGTCGATCGAGCAGCTGCCGCAGTCGCTGCTCCAGGACAAGGTCACGTCGACGAGCGCGTTCATCTCGTCGCTGCAGACGATCAACGGCCTGTTCGCGACGATGGCGACGAAGGCCACGGCCGCCGCCACGAGCACCTCCCTCAACCTCCTCACCGCGTCGAGCTCGTCCTCCGCGGTCACCGCGAGCGTGTCGAGCACCGCGGCCGCCGGGAGCGTCAGCTTCACGGTCGGGAGCACCGCCGCAGCGCAGGTCGGTGTCACCGCCGCGATGACGACGTGGTCGAGCAGCGCGCCGACGCTCACACTCGTCTCCGCGAGCGGTGCGAAGACCGAGATCAGCCCCGCCTCCGGCTCGCTCGACGACGTCGTCAGCGCGATCAACAAGGCGGGCGCCGGCGTCACCGCGACGAAGGTCGCCGCGGGGACGACGGCCGACGGCACGAAGCAGTACCGGCTCCAGCTCACCGCGACGGCCTCGGGGTCGGCGGGCGCGTTCACCCTCTACCGCGGCTCGGGCAGCGACGTCGACGCGGGGACCGCGACGAACGTCCTCACCGAGTCCGGTGCCGCCGTCGTGCAGCAGGCGTCCGACGCCTCGGTCACGCTGTGGGCGGGCACCGCGGCCGCGCAGACGATCACGAGCTCGACGAACACGTTCACCGACCTCGTGCCCGGACTCACCGTGAACGTGTCGGCGGTGTCCGCGTCGCCGGTCACGGTCACCGTCGCCCAGGACACGACGAAGGCCACCGCCGTCGCGTCCGGCCTGGTCGACGCGCTCAACGCGATCACGAGCTACTACTCGTCGAACACGAGCGTGTCGACGTCGACGAGCGCCACCGACGGCTCGCAGTCCACGACCGCGGGCGTGCTCCTCGGCGACGCGACAACGCGGGACGCCGTGCAGCAGATCACGAGCGCGATGTCGACACCGGTGAACGGCCAGTCCCCGTCCTCGATCGGCATCGAGATCACGAAGGACGGCGACTTCACCTTCGACTCCGACGCGTTCCGGGCCGCGCTCGCGACGGACCCCGCCGGCACGCAGAAGATCCTCTCGGGCCTGGCGCAGAACGTCGCGAACGTCGCGAACGGTGCGTCCGACAAGTACAGCGGTTCGATCACGACCGCGATCACGGGGCAGCAGTCCGTGGTCACGGACCTCAACCAGCAGATCAGCGACTGGGACACGCGGCTCGCGGACCGCCGTGCGACGCTGCAGGAGGAGTACACGAACCTCGAGACGAACCTGTCCACCCTGAAGTCGCAGTCGACCTGGCTCACGAGCCAGATCTCGTCGCTGCCCTCGTACTCGTCGTCGAGCAAGTGA
- the fliS gene encoding flagellar export chaperone FliS, translating to MNAFDLASAAAFRRAAAEGTAADDRRRAQYATQSVLSATPAQLVTMLYDRLLLDLHRAEQAQTTADWSTAREQLMHAQAIVGELSTSLRIDVWDGGEGLLAIYNYASTALITANVHHDVDATRQCIRLLEPLRAAWHDAAAALPASATATGTGGALGVA from the coding sequence ATGAACGCCTTCGACCTCGCCTCCGCCGCCGCGTTCCGTCGCGCCGCCGCCGAGGGCACCGCCGCTGACGACCGTCGCCGCGCGCAGTACGCGACCCAGTCGGTGCTGTCCGCGACCCCGGCCCAGCTCGTCACGATGCTCTACGACCGGCTGCTCCTCGACCTGCACCGCGCCGAGCAGGCGCAGACCACCGCCGACTGGTCGACCGCTCGGGAGCAGCTCATGCACGCGCAGGCGATCGTGGGGGAGCTGTCCACGTCGCTCCGCATCGACGTGTGGGACGGCGGGGAGGGGCTGCTCGCCATCTACAACTACGCGTCGACCGCGCTGATCACCGCGAACGTGCACCACGACGTCGACGCGACACGGCAGTGCATCCGTCTGCTCGAGCCGCTCCGTGCCGCGTGGCACGACGCCGCCGCGGCGTTGCCCGCGTCGGCGACGGCGACCGGGACCGGGGGAGCACTCGGTGTCGCCTGA
- a CDS encoding flagellar basal body protein yields MLDSVSTSALQSALDGLSLRQKVIANNVANINTPNYHAEKVQFEDALAQSVADGNGSTTPTIARSLEPTNTNGNNVDLDEETLSNVDTTLRYQFASQAMNAELTAVRAAMRTDS; encoded by the coding sequence ATGCTCGACTCCGTGTCGACCTCGGCGCTGCAGAGCGCGCTCGACGGTCTCTCGCTCCGGCAGAAGGTGATCGCGAACAACGTCGCGAACATCAACACGCCGAACTACCACGCCGAGAAGGTGCAGTTCGAGGACGCGCTCGCCCAGTCCGTCGCGGACGGGAACGGCAGCACGACGCCGACCATCGCGCGGAGCCTCGAGCCGACGAACACGAACGGCAACAACGTCGACCTCGACGAGGAGACGCTGTCGAACGTCGACACGACCCTGCGGTACCAGTTCGCGTCACAGGCGATGAACGCGGAGCTCACGGCGGTCCGCGCGGCGATGCGGACCGACTCGTGA
- a CDS encoding flagellar basal body rod C-terminal domain-containing protein, whose amino-acid sequence MTTFDAIGIASTGLTVHRKWLDAISDNIANVNTVKSMDDSAFQARYVEVQEGDGVSGAYVEGAAFGSAAGRVTYDPDNPLANKEGYVRMPDIDLGTQMADLIMAQRGYQANAAVVDRAKTAYEAALQIGKN is encoded by the coding sequence GTGACCACGTTCGACGCGATCGGCATCGCGAGCACCGGCCTCACGGTGCACCGGAAGTGGCTCGACGCGATCTCGGACAACATCGCGAACGTCAACACGGTCAAGTCCATGGACGACTCGGCGTTCCAGGCCCGGTACGTCGAGGTCCAGGAGGGCGACGGCGTCTCCGGCGCCTACGTCGAGGGCGCAGCGTTCGGCAGTGCCGCCGGCCGCGTGACCTACGACCCGGACAACCCGCTCGCGAACAAGGAGGGGTACGTCCGGATGCCGGACATCGACCTCGGGACGCAGATGGCGGACCTCATCATGGCCCAGCGCGGCTACCAGGCGAACGCCGCCGTGGTCGACCGTGCCAAGACCGCCTACGAGGCGGCACTCCAGATCGGGAAGAACTGA
- the fliE gene encoding flagellar hook-basal body complex protein FliE, translating into MPIDAVNGVTTNALSGVFGTSQATTPATTAEPTTGTDGSFATSLGNAVDGLQSLESQSNTLAVKAVTGNLDDIHDATIAATRAQVTLELVSAVRNKGVDAFNEIMRMQA; encoded by the coding sequence ATGCCCATCGACGCCGTCAACGGGGTCACCACGAACGCGCTCTCCGGCGTGTTCGGCACCTCGCAGGCCACCACGCCCGCCACCACCGCCGAGCCCACGACCGGCACCGACGGGTCGTTCGCCACGAGTCTCGGCAACGCGGTGGACGGCCTCCAGTCGCTCGAGAGCCAGTCGAACACGCTCGCCGTCAAGGCCGTGACCGGGAACCTCGACGACATCCACGACGCGACCATCGCCGCCACCCGCGCGCAGGTGACGCTCGAACTCGTCTCCGCCGTGCGGAACAAGGGCGTCGACGCCTTCAACGAGATCATGAGGATGCAGGCCTGA